A portion of the Malania oleifera isolate guangnan ecotype guangnan chromosome 3, ASM2987363v1, whole genome shotgun sequence genome contains these proteins:
- the LOC131152079 gene encoding uncharacterized protein LOC131152079, with product MDILYADHVKRAVDVQLCNKFKTYRAKMREYFQTMGDQVEAHPYDKVICEKNVANRSKLPMTHYGGSRLFINHRKHDLKTGAKELLPNRYQRTHQRRSREWCEGAQGKHTKMVELRDAPVSEGSQQMTDYQITARVLGERATRGGGGGGPG from the exons atggacattctctacgcagaccatgtgaagagggcggtgGACGTGCaactgtgcaataaatttaagacctATCGTGCAAAAATGCGCGAATATTTTCAGACAATGGGAGATCAAGTAGAAGCACACCCATATGATAAG gttatatgtgaaaaaaatgttgcgaatcgcagcaaactccctatgaCACATTATGGTGGGTCGAGATTATTCATaaatcatcgaaag catgatctcAAGACTGGCGCAAAGGAGCTGCTTCCGAATcgttatcagagaacacaccaaaggcgatcgagggagtggtgcgagggtgcgcagggcaaacat ACGAAAATGGTCGagttgagggatgcacctgtttcagaggggagtcaacAAATGACGGATTACCAAATAACTGCTCGGGTGCTTGGCGAACGAGCgacgcgggggggggggggggggggcccgGGGTGA